From the genome of Podospora bellae-mahoneyi strain CBS 112042 chromosome 2, whole genome shotgun sequence:
TTATCAGTGAGTTTTGAATGGGGAAGGGGCTGGCATCGAAGAATACTAACGGAGAGACAGATCATCTTTGCAAGCCCGACCTGACAATCATCAGTCAGACTGATCCGTCATTTATTGCTTGGTATGCTCATTTTCTTGATTCAGATGAATGACCAAATGACTGACCAGATAAATAGGAGGAGCGCCATGTTCACACTTGGAAAGTGCCGCCGCACTTACATGAAGCTGAGTGGGCTGTTTGAAGAAATGTCAGACTCACTGAAGACACAATCTGCTGAGCAAATCTTCTCGGCGATCCTGCCCTGGCTCGCCGTTGTTATTGCTGCATTTGGCCCAGAGAGAATCATGTTTGGCAGCAACTGGCCGGTATGCAcagttggtgttggtgaggaggctTGGAAGAAGTGGCACAAGATTGTCGACATGATGTGTGATATGGCGGGTCTCAGTCAAGAAGACCAGACTATGGTCTGGAGCGGGACAGCGAAGAAGGCGTATAACCTTGAGGGATAGGTGAACAAGGTGTCTTGCAACAGGAATTGCCTCACTTTGGTTCCCTAACTCGATTGGTGCAAGGGAATACGCAAGAGGGGGTTGGCTGAGAGGCAAGCAAATTGTTGTAGAAAAGTGCCTTTGAAGACATACTCGAGTCAGGCGGCATCGGGGCGTGAAGAGGCTTCCAGTTTAGTAAAAAGAAGGCTTAAATCGACGTTTGGCTTGGCTATGAAAAGAGAAATCCCTAGGAGGAGTACACATAATCATGCACACCACCAGTGGCTACAACCCATCTCTATGCCCAACACTAATACACAAAATTCCTGTTCCTGGCCAGATCGGCTCACCAAATCCGGGGATCGGTTATAACGTCTGCGGGGGAGGTTCATTCCCCACAATTCTCGACTCTTCCCCAAGTTCTTGGCGGTGCACGCACACATCTGCCATCGCTAAGCCGAGCCGAGGTTGATCTTGGGGACTCCCAGCCGAGCCATCGTCGGTGGGGATCCTCCAgaagacaacaaccacttGTCTTTAAGGGATTAACAAGCATCTTCATCTTTAAACTATACACCGCGCTCTCTACTCTACTCTCTCGATCTTCACGACATTTGCAGTACACTTCAGTTCTCCTCGAAAGATCTTCCCAAGCCAAAACCGTCAACATGTCTGCTCAAatcaccaaggccgaggtTGCCCAGCACAAGGATGACAAGTCCATGTATATTATCATTGACGACGGCGTCTACGAGATTGCCAGTATGTTTCTTCTTTGCGGTGACAGTACATAATGAAAGATGGTATGACTAATCGATTTCTTCTCTAGACTTTGTCAATGAGCACCCAGGCGGAGCCAAGATCCTCAAGCGCATGGCCGGCAAGGACGCGACGAAGCAGTTCTGGAAGTATCACTCCAAGGGCGTCATGGAGAAGTGGGGAGCCAAGTTGAAAGTGGGCACgctgaaggaggaggccaagctTTGAATAACGGTtggatggatgatgggtggaaaggaggagggagcgaATGATGGATACCATGACCGACCGCgcgcgcgtgtgtgtgtgcgacGATAGCGAAACGAATAATAGCGATGCGAATTCTTTTTTCGGAATTTGAATATGGAATATATATTACTACACCAACATGGACCGCGAGGTGGCCCTTCAGACTGGACGGTTTGTGTGCTCTGGAGATTGCGCGATCGGTTGATCGATTGGTACAATGGAAAAGCAGGAAGTATAGTGTACTTCCCTCCCTACATCTCGCGACAACCAGACAGATAACAAGTCGATATCACAAGCCCCTCCGGGTTTCTTCAGCTGTCACCCACGTTACTTCTGAACCCCCATTtg
Proteins encoded in this window:
- a CDS encoding hypothetical protein (EggNog:ENOG503P5EJ; COG:C), translated to MSAQITKAEVAQHKDDKSMYIIIDDGVYEIANFVNEHPGGAKILKRMAGKDATKQFWKYHSKGVMEKWGAKLKVGTLKEEAKL